Genomic segment of Salvelinus alpinus chromosome 23, SLU_Salpinus.1, whole genome shotgun sequence:
ATTTCAGCGGGCATCCTCACACAGTGCTGACTTTTCTTTTCCAGCAGCATTTTCTGCCACTTCCCTGTATTTGAACTATATCTGATTGCGCTAAAGGATTCCGCAGTCTACTGCCTACTGATATGTAGCCCTGTTTTGTTCAGCAGGCACATCATGCTATTAGCTAAGCTAAAGAAGGCACTTAGCATGTTGTATTTCCATTTGTTTCTATTCAGATTCAAAGTTGCAGCTGTCATTTTTGTGAGGATAAAACAGGTCTCAGACTGCAAGCCACTGCTACTTTAATGGCCTTGCATTTGTATTCAAAATACTGGAAGCTAGAAAATAAGTAACATTGGACAGCCTTAAAAAAAAACAAGATCAACTATCAACAATATCAATTCAGGTATTTCAAGAATATATTAAAAACGTGTGTGCATAATATATGATATGAATATTACTGGCTTATTTTTTATAATTCAGGATTATGGGAAACATCTTGGACAAGCAAATTGCAGTGATCAGTGAGCAAAATAACTAGCATTTCAAATAGTCCGGAAGGCATATTATCCAATACAAGTTCCAAATACGCAATGCATCGTCACGTGCATCGTAGTTTACAAAAATACAGTTAAATGATCTTCTCCTAACGCACATCTTTGGAGTTTCAAATTAAATTGCTTTTGATTATGCGTTTTATTGTATTTATTCCACTGATCTCTCATTTTTGCATGACCAGTGTCACCCTATACCTGCTCAACTGAGCCCAGTAACCTGTTTTTAAGACCAGATTAATGGAACTCATGTTACATTATGTGCAAGTGCAATCTACACGCATTTATCTAATGAAATGTAAGAATCTACATTACTCTTTTTCTCGTGGTCCACATCCACCCTTTTCATTATCATAGATTCATTTCATGAGTAaacagatagtgtgtgtgtgtgtgtgtgtgtgtgtgtgtgtgtgcacgcacagCTTCCATCTACTCATTTTTTGATGTAATATCCTGGAACAAAAATGAAGAACAAAGTTATTGACCACGTTAATGTAGAACATGTGGTTGCCTGAGGtcaaataaatgtaatttaatatttgagaatatGACTCACCTCGGTCTTCGCTTTTCTCCACTTGCCCATGGACCCAGACTGTGAGACGACTGGAGGAAAGGCAATGCATTAAATTAATGGTCCGAATTTTTAAAACACTTTGcttcaaaagccacactgaaTACACTAGAGGTATACTTACAAAGATGTATCATTATCAATATAAATGTGGTGAATGCCATTGTCAGTCCCCACAACAGACACCTGAAAAAGAATTAAATAGTTTACGTTAGCAGGTATTCTATACAAGAGACCATCGTTAAGGGTGCTTTTATCAAATAATTCACAATGAATGAGGTATATACTGTTTACTTTCCTAAAATGTCCAAATATTTTATGCTGGTTATTTCAACATTCGGTTAAAAAGTAAATGCCACCCCATACACCTTTATACTGATGGCTTACCTTGAAAATACGGCAGAGAAGATAAAGACCATGAGAATGATGAAGAGAGCTTTCGCCATGGTAAAATCTGAAATGCATAAATATTTTAACAAAACTGACAGAAACCCAATGGAACCTCTTCTCCTGTCTTCATCTAGTACTGTTGAGGTGAGAGGGGGAGCTTGATCTATAATGATATACACAACAGTTGAACATTTGAGAATACACAGAAGAGTGTAGATAATGAGATAACAATGGACTGCAGCTCACCTGctggctggggtttagggggacAGCAGCTAttggagaggaaggctgaggggGGCGGGACATCCAGAAGGCCACCCAGGGGTTGGCCGAAATGCTCCTGGTGGACGCAGGTCTCCGTGACGATCTCCTCCTGTAGCATTGGCTCGTGAGCCAACTTCGTGGGCATGGAAATGATCTCACTGTCATCTGGAATGGCAAAGGAGACACGACTACAGCTGAGGAAGGTTGTTAGTTTCACGCGTCTATTCAAGGTTGGTGTGGTTTACCCTCGAAGCAGTCTAGGGATGATAATGAGATACCATGTGAGCTTTGGCAGCGCTCATTTTATACATGCAGTGCcttcgaaagtattcagaccccttcactttatccacattgttacattagccttattctaaaatttattaaattgttttgtcctcatcaatctacacactaccctgtaatgacaaagcaaaaacaggtttataaatTGTTACtaaattatgaaaaataaaaacacatttacaaagtattcagaccctttactcagtactttgatgaagcaccttcggcagcgattacagcattgagtctttaggtatgacgctacaagcttggcacacctgtatttggggagtttctcccattcttctctgcagatcctctcaagctctgtcaggttgctgcacagctattttcaggtctctccagacatgtttgatcgggttcaagtccgggctctggctgggacatttaaggaccttcagagacttgtcccgaagccactcctgcgttgtctggctgtgtgtttagggtcattgtcctgctggaaggtgaacctttggccCAGAGctccctggagcaggttttcatcaaggatctcgctgtactttgctccattcatctttccctcgatcctgactagtctcccagtccctgccgctgaaaaacatccccacagcatgattcttccaccacgcttcaccatagggatagtgccaagtttcctccagatgtgacgcttggcattcaaggcaaagaattcaatctttgtttcatcagaccagagaataggTATCTGTtatatgtttaatacatttgcaaaaaaactataaaaaaaactgttcgctttgtcattatggggtattgtatgtagattgctgagaattaaaaaaaaaaaaaataaaataaaaatttttttagaataaggctgtaacgtaacaaaatgtggaaaaagtccagaggtctgaatactttccgaaggcactgtataagacAGCAGCCACTTGATAAGAACCTTGCTTAATGGGACAACAACAATACCCTTTACAAGTCCATACATAAACATGGCCAAAATTACATGAAATAAGTGTCACAACAGTTGGCCATCCAAGTGCCTCCCACTCAGACATAGCATAGCAGGCCTTACCATAAGTGAAGCTGCAGCTGGTGTCCAAATCGGTGGTGCTATGCTCCATCCAGGAGGACTCTGCAAGTGGTGGCTGACGCACCCCTCCAAACACTTTCTCATCCAGCCATGACTGACACGTCTCAGTCATGTCACTAAACAGACTAGCTAGAGACCGGCGGGCCTTCCGCCTGCGTCTGAAGATTCTAAGGGGAGGAAAACATAACATATATGTCATACTTTTTATCAGGACAATGTCAACAAATGTGTAAAAGACTAATGTTCTTCATAATATTCCTAATGTGTTTCTTTATATTGCATCTGTGATCACAGTAATAATAAATAATGTTGTCACGATACTTAGTATGACAGACTCCCCCAAAAAATCTGTAGACAAATCCTAACTAAAACTACCTTATGTTTCATGTACTTATTTCATGTAACTTGTCATGTTTGCGTAGTGACTTGTAAAGGGTATTGTTATTGTCCCTTTGAGCAAGGTTCTTATCAATTGGCTGTTGTCCTATATGTATTGAATATGAGAGCTGCCAAAGCTCACGTGGTATCTCCTATTATCCCTAGCCTTCCGACCATGACACCAAAGTGGTTTATTTTTGAAGTTATAGAGCACACAATGTTGGTTTGGATAATAttttctgctaaatggcatatattacaaTATTTGACCAAAAGCAGGTTCTAAAAGGACCATTGAGTATCGTGATACTGTATTGTCACAGTAGTAATAATAAGACAGTGGGGTAAGTTCAAAAGCCCGCAAAACCAGTGGCTTAACCATGCGAAAATTCATCTCTGAACAAATCTCTTACATAATTCCACGAGAACACCAATAAATTATTTAGTGTATCATAGGCTTTCAAATAAAATGACAGCATGATTATGCAATCAAATGTATATTCACCAAAGTACTAAATGTTAAGTCTTTTAACCAAATGCCTGCAAGGCATTGATGTTTTTCATTTTACGAGCAAAATGGCACTGCCTAGGATCTCTTAGCAACGCAAACGGTTGACTTGACTTACGAGCTCCAATTTACAGGACTAACCAGCCTCACATTTTCCGTGCAGCTCTCTCAAATAGGCTAATCCATGACCTCATCCCTTTAAAACAGGGCTCGTGTTTGAACACAGAGCGGCATGGTTATCCACCCCCAAACAGAAATCTGAACCCACTGTCAAGAGCTGCATAACGACGGGGAGAACATTTCCGACCATGACACCAAAGTGGTTTGCTACAGTTCAGAGCAAGGGCACATGTTGGAGTTAGGAATATTATATTTGCCTTTTAAATTATATTCACTGTTATTTAATACCCATAGTCGTTCTACATTTTAAACTATATACACCTCAGAGTTGAGCTTTCACAGTCATTCATGAATGCTAGGTAAACGGTGTCTATTAGTGACTGACATTCAACCAGACCTAGGTAAAATACTGAGGTACACATGATTTAGCTCAAAGTTTGCACTtctgggactattctattggttccattgcatcTGGCAAACCAAGTATTTGCACAGAAAAAGTATTAACAGAATAGTTCTCTCAGTTCTGGATTCAACGTGGCATGCCTCTTTGGAACAACTGACCTGACTAGATTCTCTTTGTAGGACAGTTTGATtttggagggggtgagagagacatTGCCCTCGTCATCCCAGGTGTAGCTGTCCTCAGTCAGAACGTAGTAGCCGTTGTTGAGGAGGCGGGGGCTCCGGCGGCAGGAGCTGGGGGAGCCCGTCACGGGGTTCACGGAGTAACACTCATATGATGAATCTGGAGATGACAGGAGGGATAGGCCCAGGCTACAGAGTACACAAAGAGAACCAAGACAGAACGATAGATGTCAGAGTTATTCAACACTTCAACATCACTGCAAATATGTGTTTCATAGCTTACAACAGCGTTGCCCAACTTTCCTTCTGGACGGGTACCGTTCAGCTGGCTTCCGCTCCAACCTAGCACACCTGATTTGACTAGTTAGATGTTCCCCAAGACCTTGATTAGTTGAAACAGGTGTGTAACAATGGGGTTGGAGCATAAGCCTGCATACTCAATAGCTCTCCAGGAGGGCTGGTCACCCATTGCATACatagttatatatttttttaggtaATTGTAATTCTACTCGAAGCAACGCTACATTGAATCCATGCACCTCAAAGCCTACATTTTGCCATCAAACATATGACCAGTTTTACCTTTGACATGACTCGTTAGCCaatgttttttctctctttctctttatagGTGAACCTGTTGATATACAAAAATATTGACAGATTATGACTTCCAAGACTTCACAAGTTTGTTGGCTAGCCTAATTCATTAAAATCCTTAAGAGTCTTGATGTACtcgtgcgtcaatctaagtaacatcatttaaaaaaatccccatcaaaatccagcAGTTTAAGCCAGAGATatgcatgggctgcatctcaatccaccgcatccgcccaTGTTGGTCTTCCGCATCTGCTGTGGGAGTTGgctgagctacagcggtgtttgtcagaccatgagacagcccgaaaattggtcttctcacaaaaacgtttggtcaacaaactaatacaaaaataAAGGGTTGAATATGCGTCCCAAAAAATATAAacagtgcatttgtaaagtattcaaccccttgacttttcccaaaattacactacagccttattctaaaatggatttcaaaaagtcacacacacacaatagcccataatgacaaagcaaaaacagtttagacatttttgcaaaagtatttaaaataaaaaactgcacatttacataagtattcagaccctttactcagtactttgttgaagcacctttggcagcgattacaggcttgagtcttcttggctatgacactaaaagcttggcacacctgtatttggggagtttctctcattttgattttacttaactgacttgcctagttaaataaaggttaagaacaaattcttatttacaatgatggcctataaTGAtggccattcttctctgcagatcctctcaagctctgtcaggttggatggcgagctttgctgcacagctatcttCAGGCCTCTTCAGAGatttttgatcgggttcaagtccgggctctggctgggccaatcatggacattcccgaagccactcctgcatcgtcttggctgtgtgcttagagtcgatgtcctgttggaaggtgaaccttcgccctggtctgaggtcctgagtgctctggatcaggttttcatcaaggatctctctgtactttgcaccatTCATCTTTctttcgatcctgactagtcttccagtctctgccactgaaaaacatccccacagcagccACCATGgttcaacgtagggatggtgccaaggttttttccagacgtgacgcttggcattcaggccaaagagttcaatcttggtttcatgagtcaagagaatcttgtttctcatggtctaagagtctttaggttccttttggcaaactcaaagcaggatgtcatgtgccttttactgaggagtggcttccgtctggccactaccaaaaggcctgataggtggagtgctgcagagatggttgtccttctggaaggttctcccatctccacagaggaactctggagctttgtcagattgaccattgggttcttggtcacctccctgaccaaggcccttccttctcccccgatagctcagtttggccgggcggccagctctaggaagagtcttggtggttccaaacttcttccattgaaaatgatggaggccattgtgttcttgaggAACTtccatgctgcagacattttttggtaccctatCCAGATctatgccttgacacaatcctgtctcggagctctacagacaattccttcgacctcatggcttggtttttactctgacatgcactgtcaactgtgggaccttatatagacaggtgtgtgcctttccaaatcatgtccaatcaattgaatttaccacaggtggactccaatcaagttgtagaaacatctcaaggatgatcaatggaaacaggatgcaccggagttaaatttcgagtctcatagcaaagggtctgaatacttatgtaaatacggtatctgttaattatttttacatttgcaaaaaatgtgaacctgttttcaccttgtcattatggggtattgtgtgtagattgagattttttttatttaatcaattttagaataaagctgtaacataatgaaatgtggaaaaagggaaggggtctgaatactttccaaatgcactgtatatttcctGAACTTTAAtatatatctcctagatataggacagacctTTCAACCCTTATTCTTTTTCCCCAATTTAtgcatgtgttattcaatgcattccTATTGGCTATAGTAGTAAATATTTTGGGGGCATACCTTAAGGGGTcgtaaaattcaaaatcaaatagataAATGATCCATGGAATGACCATGgtatagccagcagcataccaccctgcatcccactgctggcttgcttctgaagctaagcagggttggtcctggatggaagaccagatgctgctggaagtggtgctgGAGGGCctccagtaggaggcaccctttcctctggttgaaaaaaaatatcccaatgccccagggcagtgattggggatattgccctgtgtagggtgctgtctttcggatgggacgttaaacaggtgtcttgactctctgtggtcactaaagatcccatggcacttattgtaagagtaggggtgttaaccccggtatcctggctaaattcccaatctgaccaccacagtcacctaatcatccccagcttacaattggctcattcatctcccctgtaactattccccaggttgttgttgtaaatgagaatgtgttctcagtcaacttacctggtaaaatatcgGTTAAAGAATACATCttcaaacaattccatatgttaactTAGTATCCCCCCCAATGGCTTAagactttttttttaaactatgtgACATCGATATGAGCCAAACATTTATTCTACTGTAAAAATGTACTATAAtgtgtaaataggatcattttggaGTTCTGTGAGACTTGAGGTCGTGACTGCATCACAACGTAAATTCAGGTTGGGTTTGTTTCAaacctgcccacagctggcagctgAAAAGTCATCATCAATTCAGTGTGCAGATGCATGCGACCCAATCGTAATGCATGTGGAAAATTTGGGTTGACTTTGGACATTACTATGGGGATAGTCagggaccatcagtaaattacacaataTACATGGGGAAATGTTAAAATTCCAATAGCTCCAAATTTCCAAGACATAAGAgctcaaaccaactataaattgtaggAATTCACgtacaaatattgaaataattTAATGAGAACTAAAAAGGTGTACAacatgatacagtggtagcaatacatggttgtaacatctacagaaaagacaaaTGTCAATGGTTGTGCGGTCTATATTCataaccacattcctgtaaagcttagagaggatctcatgttaaatactgttgaaatatggctacaggttcacctgcctcacctaaagcccattctggtgggaagctactatagaccaccaagtgataacagtcagtatctggataatgttaaatactgttgaagtaatatggctacaggttcacctgcctcacctaaagcccattcttgtgggaagctgctatagatcaCCAAGTgctaccagtcagtatctggagaacatgtgtgaaatgtttgataatgtacagtaccagtcaaaagttgggacaaatcattcactaatccctaaacctcaactaaatattgtaatgaataatgggGAAATTGAGCAAGCTGAGGTGGTCATGGTCAAAAAatgtagctaagatggggaaaaGTCTGTCCATagtaaagcgctgctctgccttcttaacaacactatcaacaaggcaggtcctacatgcCTTAGTTTTGTCGCAcatggactactgtccagtcgtgtggtcaggtgccataaAGAGGGACTAAAGAAAATTAcaattgtctcagaacagggcaacatggctggcccttaaatgtacacagagagataacaataatatgcatgccAATCTCTCAtagctcaaagtagaggagaaattgacttcatcactacttgtttttgtaagaagctTTGAgatgctgaatgcaccgagctatctgtttaaactactagcacacagctcggacacccatgcataccccacaagacatgccaccagaggtctcttcacaatcccgaagtccagaacagactatgggaggtgcacagtactataTGGAGGCATAActatatggaactctattccacatcaaggaactgatgcaagcagtagaattagATTTAAAACAATTGACAAAAATGCACCTTATGGAACAGAGGGGACTGTAAAGagacacacaggcatacacatgctaaacacacgcacacatgtattttgtattgtagatatgtggtggtagagtagtggcctgagggcacacacttaatgtgttatgaaatgtaatattttatataactgccttaatgttgctgtaCCTCAAGAAGAGTATCTGCCTtgccagcagctaatggggatcctaaataaatacaaacatgAAAATACTGtctcatttacattgtgtaatttattgaagATTCCTAACCAGGCCCGGCTATCCAAACTCAAATCAATTTTGCCACGGTCACACACCAGCCGGCTGAAGCGTATCGGCTAAATAATTTGTTTACCTCTTCCCACCTGCGAACAATCCACACTCGACGCCAACTTACATTAGAATTCAGTCATAGCCTCTAGCATTTTTTAATGATCCAAATATAAAACGATGCCATTTCAGGAAGTGCAGTCACCCTTTAAGGGCTGGATCCTTACTTGAGATCAATGTGCGTAACTTGAAGTTTAGTGAAGATCTGCATGATTTACATTAAAGACAGAGGTAAAGAGCAcagatctcaagttaggattcgACCCTAAGTGCAGTCCTTATTTTACCCTTCCTTGATCAGGAGCTGAAAACCACAGGTTAGGTAACAGTCAATAAATCATCATCTAGTAAACAAAGTAAGGGGTCAGCCACAGCCAGGACCAATATTCCAGTACTTGGTGTTGAAACCAGTTGAGTACAATAGCAACATGTTAACATACTACTAACTCTCAAACAGTTCAGCATGTTAATAATAACCTGACTGCTGCATTGGAACCTTCAAGATGAATAACCTAAAAAAGGTATTTGTTGGTTTTGTTAAACCATATAGAATGGTTGACTCTATATAGACAAAAGGATAACGTATATAGAACCGTCTTGTTCAGATGGGTATTTCTGTCTTTAAATTCTAAGcacaataaataaaaacactATTCAAATACAAAATCTAGAAATGGAGATGACGTACTTGTAACAGCCCCACTGAAAGGCAGAGCCATATCTGCCTGTACACACACAGCGGTGTCTCGGGAGGAGCGTTCACGGTCGAAAGGTCCTGGTTGTCTCAATCTGGAAAACACATAAGAAAACAGTCTTGATAAGACAAAGCCAGACAGAAAGCAGTAATAACACATAGGACTACTGCATAGAAAATAAATGCCTGAAATGACAATTATAAGGAACGATCGAACCAAATGGAAAAATAGGAACATGTTGCTGAATTCTCACTAAAGTACAATATATTActaaaagtatatggacacctgctcatcaaacatcttattccaaaatcatgggcattaatatggagttggtccccccttttgctgctattacagcctccactcttctgggaaggctttccactagatgttggaacattgctgcggggacttgcttccattcagccacaagagcattagtgcggaagggcactgatgttgggcgattaggcctggctcgcagtcgttgctccaattcatcccaaagttgttcgatggggttgaggtcaggcctctgtgcaggccagtcaagttcttccacatcaatctcgacaaaccatttctgtatggacctcgctttgtgcacaggggcattgtcatgctaaaacaggaaaaagccttccccaaactgttgccacaaatttggaagcgcagaatcttctagaatgtcgttgtatgccttggcgttaagatttcccttcactggaactaaggggcctagcccgaaccatgaaaaaacagccccagaccattattcctcctccactaaacttcatagttggcactatgcattggggcaggtagcgttctcctggcatcctccaaacccagatttgtcctttggactgccagatggtgaagcgtgattcatcactccagagaatgcatttccactgctctagagtccaatggggacgagctttacaccactctagccgacgcttggcattgcgatcttaggcttgtgtgcggctgcttgaccatggaaacccattttatgaagctcccgacgaacagttctgtgcctaagttgcttccagaggcagtttggaactcggtagtgagtgttgcaaccgaggacgcgcttcagcactcggcggtcccgttctttgagcttgtgtgacctaccacttcacggctgagccgttgtgactcctagacgtttccacaataactgcacttacagttgaccggggcagctctagaagggcagaaatttgacaaactgacttgttggaaaggtggcatcttatgacggtgccatgttgaaagtca
This window contains:
- the tmem71 gene encoding transmembrane protein 71 isoform X1, which translates into the protein MRTKSSINTYNLSSTRFEGARLRQPGPFDRERSSRDTAVCVQADMALPFSGAVTSSPIKRKREKTLANESCQSLGLSLLSSPDSSYECYSVNPVTGSPSSCRRSPRLLNNGYYVLTEDSYTWDDEGNVSLTPSKIKLSYKENLVRIFRRRRKARRSLASLFSDMTETCQSWLDEKVFGGVRQPPLAESSWMEHSTTDLDTSCSFTYDDSEIISMPTKLAHEPMLQEEIVTETCVHQEHFGQPLGGLLDVPPPSAFLSNSCCPPKPQPADFTMAKALFIILMVFIFSAVFSRCLLWGLTMAFTTFILIMIHLFVSQSGSMGKWRKAKTEDITSKNE
- the tmem71 gene encoding transmembrane protein 71 isoform X2, yielding MALPFSGAVTSSPIKRKREKTLANESCQSLGLSLLSSPDSSYECYSVNPVTGSPSSCRRSPRLLNNGYYVLTEDSYTWDDEGNVSLTPSKIKLSYKENLVRIFRRRRKARRSLASLFSDMTETCQSWLDEKVFGGVRQPPLAESSWMEHSTTDLDTSCSFTYDDSEIISMPTKLAHEPMLQEEIVTETCVHQEHFGQPLGGLLDVPPPSAFLSNSCCPPKPQPADFTMAKALFIILMVFIFSAVFSRCLLWGLTMAFTTFILIMIHLFVSQSGSMGKWRKAKTEDITSKNE